In Streptomyces sp. NBC_01717, one DNA window encodes the following:
- a CDS encoding MaoC family dehydratase N-terminal domain-containing protein — protein sequence MAVSHDVIGTEFPAHTVDVERGRLRFFAKATGQSDPVYSDLEAAKAAGHRDLLVPPTFLFCLEGERPPGSLNLLDVIKVDIRVVLHGEQGFTYHEPIHAGDQLTFTSKITDVFSKKGGALEFVVRRTEVTRDGDLVAELVNSLVVRSLKGAK from the coding sequence ATGGCTGTCAGTCACGATGTGATCGGGACCGAATTCCCGGCGCACACCGTCGATGTCGAACGGGGCCGGCTCCGGTTCTTCGCCAAGGCGACGGGCCAGAGCGACCCGGTCTACTCCGACCTGGAGGCTGCGAAGGCCGCCGGACACCGCGATCTGCTGGTGCCGCCGACGTTCCTGTTCTGCCTGGAGGGCGAGCGCCCGCCCGGCAGTCTGAATCTGCTCGACGTGATCAAGGTCGACATCCGCGTGGTGCTCCACGGTGAGCAGGGCTTCACGTATCACGAGCCGATCCACGCGGGAGATCAGCTGACCTTCACTTCGAAGATCACTGATGTCTTCAGCAAGAAGGGCGGGGCTCTGGAGTTCGTCGTCCGCCGCACCGAGGTGACCCGCGACGGGGACCTGGTGGCCGAGCTCGTCAACAGCCTCGTCGTGCGTTCCCTGAAGGGGGCCAAGTGA
- a CDS encoding lipid-transfer protein, translated as MESSVSANVQVVGVGMIPFGKPGRTDSYDVMGEQAARAALQDAGIAYELVQQAYVSYVYGDSTCGQAAIYGLGQTGIPVINVNNNCASGSTALWLARQAVAGGAAECVIALGFEQMQAGALKGNWDDRPRAMARGIETMKGIQGLQDSAPMAAQLFGGGGQAYMDKYGITNEAFAKIAVKSRRHAANNPYAVFRDPITEEQVLASPHQYGPLTRLMCCPPTCGAAAVIIASEDFARRHGLRTDVRIKAQAMTTDFSSTFDTGDMMRVIGYDMTKDAARQVFEAAGVGPEDIPVVELHDCFTSNEFITYEALRLTPEGTAEKFVMDGDNTYGGRVVVNPSGGLMSKGHPLGATGLAQCTELVWQLRGEAEARQVDGARLALQHNLGLGGAAVVTLYEKVK; from the coding sequence ATGGAGAGCTCCGTGAGTGCCAACGTTCAGGTGGTTGGGGTCGGCATGATCCCGTTCGGGAAACCGGGTCGCACCGACTCGTACGACGTGATGGGCGAGCAGGCCGCCAGGGCCGCGCTCCAGGACGCGGGCATCGCCTACGAACTGGTTCAGCAGGCCTACGTCAGCTATGTGTACGGCGACTCGACCTGTGGCCAGGCCGCGATCTACGGGCTGGGCCAGACCGGCATCCCGGTCATCAATGTCAACAACAACTGCGCCAGCGGCTCGACCGCTCTCTGGCTGGCCCGCCAGGCCGTGGCCGGCGGCGCCGCCGAGTGCGTCATCGCGCTCGGCTTCGAGCAGATGCAGGCGGGCGCGCTCAAGGGGAACTGGGACGACCGCCCGCGGGCGATGGCCCGCGGCATCGAAACCATGAAGGGCATCCAGGGCCTGCAGGACAGCGCACCCATGGCCGCGCAGCTCTTCGGCGGCGGCGGCCAGGCGTACATGGACAAGTACGGCATCACCAACGAGGCCTTCGCGAAGATCGCGGTGAAGTCCCGTCGGCACGCCGCGAACAACCCGTACGCCGTCTTCCGGGACCCGATCACCGAGGAGCAGGTCCTCGCCTCCCCGCATCAGTACGGGCCGCTCACCCGTCTGATGTGCTGCCCGCCCACCTGCGGCGCGGCCGCGGTGATCATCGCGAGCGAGGACTTCGCACGTCGCCACGGGCTGCGGACCGATGTGCGGATCAAGGCGCAGGCCATGACCACGGACTTCTCCAGCACCTTCGACACGGGCGACATGATGCGCGTCATCGGTTACGACATGACCAAGGACGCGGCCCGTCAGGTCTTCGAAGCCGCGGGTGTCGGGCCGGAAGACATCCCGGTGGTGGAGCTGCACGACTGCTTCACCAGCAATGAATTCATCACCTACGAAGCACTGCGGCTGACCCCCGAGGGCACTGCCGAGAAGTTCGTGATGGACGGCGACAACACCTACGGCGGGCGGGTCGTGGTGAACCCGTCAGGCGGACTGATGTCCAAGGGGCACCCGTTGGGCGCCACCGGCCTGGCCCAGTGCACCGAGCTCGTATGGCAGCTGCGCGGCGAGGCCGAGGCCCGCCAGGTCGACGGTGCCCGTCTGGCCCTGCAGCACAACCTGGGTCTCGGCGGCGCCGCCGTCGTCACCCTCTACGAGAAGGTGAAGTGA
- a CDS encoding acyl-CoA dehydrogenase family protein — protein MRRSVFNEDHEAFRETIREFIAKEVTPFYPEWEKAGHPPRDFYNKLGELGVFGIEVPEQYGGAGETSIKYETVLIEELSRAAVGLGGSGVHTGLCLGYLLRYASEEQLHRWMPQFVSGETMYAIAMTEPGTGSDLAGMKTRAELSEDSTHYILNGAKTFITGGVLADRVLVVCRTSSAPEENRRLGLSILVVDTKSEGYAVGRKLDKIGMLTSDTAELSFSDVEVPVENVLGEEGKAFGYLSENLVKERLIIGIRACATAEAAIRFAVDYVKERQVFGRAVASFQNTKFVLAECAAELEAAQAMVDKAIDLFDADQLTPADAAKIKLFGTETAGRVIDKCLQLHGGYGYMLEYPIARLYADTRVSRIYGGTNEVQKTVIAKSLGL, from the coding sequence ATGCGCCGCAGCGTGTTCAACGAGGACCACGAGGCTTTCCGGGAGACCATCCGGGAATTCATCGCCAAGGAGGTCACGCCCTTCTACCCGGAGTGGGAGAAGGCCGGGCACCCGCCGCGCGACTTCTACAACAAGCTCGGCGAGCTCGGCGTCTTCGGGATCGAGGTGCCCGAGCAGTACGGCGGCGCGGGCGAGACCAGCATCAAGTACGAGACCGTGCTCATCGAAGAGCTGTCGCGCGCCGCCGTCGGCCTGGGTGGCTCCGGCGTGCACACCGGGCTGTGCCTGGGCTACCTGCTCCGCTATGCCTCCGAGGAGCAGTTGCACCGTTGGATGCCGCAGTTCGTCAGCGGCGAGACCATGTACGCCATCGCCATGACCGAGCCGGGCACCGGCTCCGACCTGGCCGGAATGAAGACCAGGGCCGAGCTCTCCGAGGACAGCACCCACTACATCCTCAACGGCGCGAAGACGTTCATCACCGGCGGTGTGCTCGCCGACCGGGTGCTCGTCGTCTGCCGTACCTCGTCGGCCCCCGAGGAGAACCGCCGCCTGGGCCTGTCCATCCTGGTCGTGGACACCAAGAGCGAGGGCTACGCGGTCGGCCGCAAGCTCGACAAGATCGGCATGCTCACCTCCGACACCGCCGAACTGTCCTTCTCCGACGTCGAGGTCCCCGTCGAGAACGTCCTCGGCGAAGAGGGCAAAGCTTTCGGCTACCTCTCCGAGAACCTGGTCAAGGAACGGCTCATCATCGGCATCCGCGCCTGCGCCACCGCTGAGGCCGCGATCAGGTTCGCCGTGGACTACGTCAAGGAGCGCCAGGTCTTCGGCAGGGCGGTCGCCTCATTCCAGAACACCAAGTTCGTGCTCGCCGAGTGCGCCGCCGAGCTCGAGGCCGCCCAGGCCATGGTCGACAAGGCCATCGACCTGTTCGACGCGGACCAGCTGACCCCGGCCGACGCCGCCAAGATCAAGCTCTTCGGCACCGAGACGGCCGGCCGGGTCATCGACAAGTGCCTGCAGTTGCACGGCGGCTACGGCTACATGCTCGAGTACCCGATCGCCCGCCTGTACGCCGACACCCGCGTCAGCCGGATCTACGGCGGCACCAACGAGGTCCAGAAGACCGTCATCGCCAAGTCCCTCGGCCTCTGA
- a CDS encoding TetR/AcrR family transcriptional regulator, with amino-acid sequence MTTTGSRAHRPNNRKAQILAAAVDAFHRSGYHATSMEDIATTVGITAGALYRHFRGKQELLAQGLVNGLDLLEEAVRNEEGLDALLRSIARFSVEHRAYAALWDKETQALSVEQRAEIRQRHKRIIGTVAAAVQSERHELSATDAHQLALAATAVLVSPSYHHTTLPASRFETLLWERASEVCRTSALPVTGTATRPAERSVPGLSPATRREALLLAGMRMFKERGFQAVSMEDIGAAAGIAGPSVYKHFAGKAELLAAVVRREAEALWFALDQALTVSSSPAQALVRVLRSFASSVTVLSGSVALVISELGYLAPAEQQTFRRTQLDYLTEWVSLLTASRPDLNEAEARVTVHAVFALVSVAARTPLLEHPLPTALLIELGLDVLGMPATDRLVEPATF; translated from the coding sequence ATGACCACCACCGGCAGCCGCGCCCATCGCCCGAACAACCGCAAGGCACAGATCCTGGCTGCCGCCGTCGACGCCTTCCACCGGTCGGGTTACCACGCGACGAGCATGGAAGACATCGCCACGACCGTGGGGATCACGGCCGGAGCGCTCTACCGGCACTTTCGCGGCAAGCAGGAGCTGCTTGCGCAGGGGCTGGTCAATGGGCTCGATCTGCTCGAAGAGGCCGTACGGAACGAGGAGGGACTCGATGCCCTGCTCCGTTCGATCGCGCGCTTCAGCGTCGAGCACCGCGCCTACGCGGCGCTGTGGGACAAGGAGACGCAGGCGCTGTCCGTGGAGCAGCGCGCCGAGATCCGGCAGCGCCACAAGCGCATCATCGGCACCGTCGCCGCTGCCGTGCAGTCCGAGCGCCACGAGCTGTCGGCGACGGATGCGCACCAACTCGCGCTGGCCGCAACCGCCGTTCTCGTCAGCCCGTCCTACCACCACACCACCCTCCCGGCCTCCCGCTTCGAAACACTGCTGTGGGAGCGCGCCTCGGAGGTGTGCCGTACATCGGCGCTACCCGTCACGGGCACGGCGACGCGTCCCGCCGAGCGCTCTGTCCCAGGCCTGTCACCCGCCACCCGCAGAGAGGCTCTCCTGCTGGCGGGAATGCGGATGTTCAAGGAGCGCGGCTTCCAGGCGGTCAGCATGGAGGACATCGGTGCGGCGGCCGGCATCGCGGGCCCCAGCGTCTACAAGCACTTCGCGGGGAAGGCAGAGCTGCTGGCCGCCGTCGTCCGCCGCGAGGCTGAAGCTCTGTGGTTCGCACTCGACCAGGCTCTGACAGTGAGCTCCTCACCGGCCCAGGCACTGGTGCGCGTACTCCGCTCATTCGCATCCTCGGTCACCGTGCTCAGCGGTTCGGTGGCCCTGGTCATCAGCGAGCTCGGGTACCTTGCCCCGGCCGAGCAGCAGACGTTTCGTCGCACACAGCTCGACTACCTCACCGAGTGGGTCTCCCTGCTGACCGCCTCACGGCCGGATCTGAACGAAGCCGAAGCACGGGTAACGGTCCACGCCGTGTTCGCACTGGTCTCCGTCGCGGCTCGGACCCCCTTGCTGGAGCATCCGCTGCCCACCGCGCTGCTCATCGAACTCGGCCTGGACGTACTGGGAATGCCGGCAACCGATCGACTCGTCGAGCCGGCTACCTTCTGA
- a CDS encoding MaoC/PaaZ C-terminal domain-containing protein: MKLELPEITRTTLALYAGASGDHNPMHIDLDVARSAGMDDVFAHGMLSMAYLGRLLTENVAQERIRSYSVRFTSITPLHGKPTATATVTEVEDGLTHLDLTMTLEDGTVTLAGTAIIEGELTA; encoded by the coding sequence GTGAAGCTCGAACTGCCGGAGATCACCCGGACCACTCTCGCCCTCTACGCAGGCGCGTCGGGTGACCACAACCCGATGCACATCGACCTGGACGTGGCGCGGTCCGCGGGCATGGACGACGTGTTCGCCCACGGGATGCTGAGCATGGCCTACCTCGGCCGGCTGCTGACCGAGAACGTGGCTCAGGAGCGCATCCGTTCGTACAGCGTGCGGTTCACCTCCATCACGCCCCTCCACGGCAAGCCCACCGCCACGGCCACCGTGACCGAGGTCGAGGACGGACTCACCCACCTCGACCTGACCATGACGCTCGAAGACGGCACCGTCACCCTCGCGGGCACCGCGATCATCGAAGGAGAACTCACCGCATGA
- a CDS encoding SDR family NAD(P)-dependent oxidoreductase: MSTKLAGKTAIVSGSGRGIGREIALKFASEGANVVVNDLDPLPAEETVDDIKTAGGNAVAVVGSVTEDGFAERFVSTAIESFGGLDIIVNNAGYTWDSVIQKMTDEQWDAILDVHVKAPFQILRAAQPHISRLAKAEAARCERVHRKVVNISSGAGVKGNAGQANYSSAKAAIIGLTKTLAKEWGRYNVNVNAVAYGLIRTRLTEAPADGAATIDIQGRELPVGVNPQLLSALEKGIPLGRAGTPQEAAGAVYTLCIPEADYISGQVINCSGGY; encoded by the coding sequence ATGAGCACCAAGCTCGCAGGAAAGACCGCCATCGTCTCGGGCTCCGGCCGCGGCATCGGCCGGGAGATAGCCCTGAAGTTCGCCTCGGAGGGCGCCAACGTCGTGGTCAACGACCTCGACCCTCTGCCCGCCGAGGAGACGGTCGATGACATCAAGACAGCCGGCGGCAACGCCGTCGCCGTCGTGGGCAGCGTGACCGAGGACGGCTTCGCCGAACGCTTCGTGAGCACGGCGATCGAAAGCTTCGGCGGCCTCGACATCATCGTCAACAACGCCGGCTACACCTGGGACTCGGTCATCCAGAAGATGACCGACGAACAGTGGGACGCCATCCTCGACGTCCACGTCAAGGCACCGTTCCAGATCCTTCGTGCCGCCCAGCCGCACATCTCCCGCCTGGCCAAGGCGGAAGCCGCCCGCTGTGAGCGTGTGCACCGCAAGGTGGTCAACATCTCCTCCGGTGCAGGCGTCAAGGGCAACGCCGGACAGGCCAACTACTCCTCGGCCAAGGCGGCCATCATCGGCCTGACCAAGACCCTCGCCAAGGAGTGGGGCCGCTACAACGTCAACGTCAACGCGGTCGCCTACGGCCTGATCCGCACCCGGCTCACCGAGGCCCCCGCCGACGGAGCAGCCACGATCGACATCCAGGGCCGCGAACTCCCGGTCGGCGTCAACCCCCAGCTCCTGTCAGCGCTGGAAAAGGGCATCCCCCTCGGCCGCGCCGGCACCCCGCAGGAGGCCGCCGGCGCCGTGTACACCCTCTGCATCCCCGAGGCCGACTACATCAGCGGTCAGGTCATCAACTGCTCCGGCGGTTACTAG
- a CDS encoding acyl-CoA thioesterase: MQDIPTDAFTGRLALEKVEENLFRGTCHPGAPLRAFGGQVAAQSLIAAGATVAPDRVVHSLHGYFIRPGRTDRPIVYQVDRTRDGGSFTTRRVVAVQDGETIFSLSASFQRPEASPEHQADMPTVAGPEIPPAAWDTEDGDGVLSIFGSALEVRCVGDPGRGLPSTGQGPRQQMWVRVRDPLPDSALLHACALTYISDVRLAVTADLPHRSEPAVPLVASLDHAVWFHRPFRADAWLLFDMESPNYASSRGLTRGQFFTRTGELVASVVQEVLIRR, translated from the coding sequence ATGCAAGATATCCCGACTGACGCTTTCACCGGACGGCTCGCGCTGGAGAAGGTGGAGGAGAATCTCTTTCGCGGCACCTGTCACCCCGGAGCGCCGCTGAGGGCGTTCGGCGGGCAGGTGGCGGCCCAGTCCCTCATCGCCGCCGGTGCAACGGTGGCACCGGACCGGGTGGTGCACTCCCTGCACGGCTACTTCATTCGCCCGGGGCGGACCGACCGTCCCATCGTCTACCAGGTGGACCGCACTCGTGACGGTGGCTCCTTCACCACCCGGCGCGTGGTGGCGGTGCAGGACGGAGAGACGATCTTCAGCCTGTCAGCGTCCTTCCAGCGCCCCGAGGCGAGCCCCGAGCATCAGGCGGATATGCCCACGGTGGCAGGACCCGAGATCCCGCCCGCCGCCTGGGACACCGAGGACGGTGACGGGGTGCTCTCGATCTTCGGAAGTGCTCTGGAGGTGCGGTGCGTCGGTGATCCCGGGCGAGGCCTGCCCAGTACCGGTCAGGGCCCCCGCCAGCAGATGTGGGTGCGGGTCCGCGATCCGTTGCCGGACTCCGCTCTGCTCCATGCCTGTGCCCTGACCTACATCTCCGATGTACGGCTGGCAGTCACAGCGGACCTGCCGCACCGGAGTGAGCCCGCCGTCCCGCTCGTCGCCTCGCTGGATCACGCCGTCTGGTTCCACCGGCCGTTCCGCGCGGATGCCTGGTTGCTCTTCGACATGGAGAGCCCGAACTACGCCTCGTCCCGCGGCCTGACACGGGGCCAGTTCTTCACCCGGACCGGCGAGTTGGTCGCCTCCGTCGTCCAGGAGGTGCTGATCAGAAGGTAG
- a CDS encoding acyl-CoA synthetase produces the protein MYLTQSLHRAVQQTPDQIATVCGERVRTFREHVDRVSALAGALRATGVAQGDRVAILSQNSDRYQEFLYAVWWMGGAVNLVNTRWSNKEITYSLEESGTRVLFVDDTFVGRVPELVGLWDGLTTLVHCGEGTTPEGMLGYEELIATHDPVQDERLGGDRLAGVFYTGGTTGLPKGVMLSHASMLTSVLGSAASLQVYARQGTSLQSAPLFHLAALASLNGTVVAGGTNVFLPAFEPVSVLKSIHTHRPTSLLLVPAMIQMLVDHPTARDYDLSSVQRIAYGASPISEAVLDRAMTAFPGAGFVQAYGMTELSPAATGLTAEDHLHKHRLRSAGRALASTEVRVVDIEDREVPRGTVGEVVARGGNVMLGYWNKPEETAEALRGGWMHTGDAGYLDEEGYLYLVDRMKDMIVTGGENVYSAEVENAVAKHPAVASCAVIGVPDATWGERIHAVIVLQPGRGSTAEEIREHCKALIAGYKSPRTCEFVESLPLSPAGKILKRDLRKPYWENAERSVN, from the coding sequence GTGTATCTCACGCAGAGCCTGCACAGAGCCGTGCAGCAGACACCCGACCAGATCGCGACGGTCTGCGGGGAACGCGTGCGCACCTTCCGCGAGCACGTGGACCGAGTATCCGCGCTGGCCGGGGCGCTGCGCGCGACAGGCGTCGCCCAGGGCGACCGGGTCGCCATCCTGTCCCAGAACTCCGACCGCTACCAGGAGTTCCTGTACGCGGTGTGGTGGATGGGCGGTGCCGTCAACCTGGTCAACACCCGCTGGAGCAACAAAGAGATCACTTACTCCCTGGAGGAGTCCGGCACCCGGGTTCTCTTCGTGGACGACACCTTCGTCGGACGAGTGCCCGAACTCGTCGGACTGTGGGACGGGCTCACCACCCTGGTGCACTGCGGCGAAGGCACCACCCCCGAGGGCATGCTCGGTTACGAAGAGCTGATCGCGACGCACGACCCCGTCCAGGACGAGCGGCTGGGCGGCGACCGGCTCGCCGGCGTCTTCTACACCGGCGGCACCACCGGCCTCCCCAAGGGCGTGATGCTCAGCCACGCAAGCATGTTGACGTCGGTGCTCGGCTCCGCGGCAAGCCTGCAGGTGTACGCACGCCAGGGCACGAGCCTGCAGTCCGCACCCCTCTTCCACCTTGCCGCACTCGCGTCGCTGAACGGAACGGTGGTGGCGGGCGGCACCAACGTATTCCTTCCGGCCTTCGAACCGGTCTCGGTCCTGAAGAGCATCCACACGCACCGCCCCACGAGCCTGCTGCTCGTCCCCGCCATGATCCAGATGCTGGTGGACCACCCGACGGCCCGCGACTACGACCTGTCCAGCGTCCAACGGATCGCCTATGGTGCCTCTCCCATCTCGGAGGCTGTGCTCGACCGGGCCATGACGGCCTTCCCCGGGGCCGGCTTCGTCCAGGCCTACGGGATGACCGAGCTCTCCCCCGCCGCCACCGGGCTGACCGCCGAGGACCACCTGCACAAGCACCGGCTGCGTTCCGCGGGCAGAGCCCTGGCCTCCACCGAGGTGCGTGTCGTGGACATCGAGGACCGCGAAGTACCGCGGGGAACGGTCGGCGAGGTCGTCGCGCGGGGCGGCAACGTGATGCTGGGCTACTGGAACAAGCCGGAGGAGACGGCCGAGGCGCTGCGCGGCGGCTGGATGCACACCGGCGACGCGGGCTACCTGGATGAGGAGGGCTACCTCTACCTCGTCGACCGGATGAAGGACATGATCGTGACCGGCGGTGAGAACGTGTACTCCGCCGAGGTGGAGAACGCCGTCGCCAAACACCCCGCCGTCGCCTCATGCGCGGTCATCGGGGTCCCCGACGCCACATGGGGCGAGCGTATCCACGCTGTGATCGTGCTGCAGCCCGGACGGGGCAGCACCGCCGAGGAGATCAGGGAGCATTGCAAGGCCCTGATCGCCGGCTACAAGTCACCCCGGACCTGCGAATTCGTGGAGTCGCTGCCGTTGTCTCCGGCGGGCAAGATCCTCAAGCGCGATCTCCGCAAGCCGTACTGGGAGAACGCCGAGCGATCGGTCAACTGA
- a CDS encoding carbohydrate kinase family protein — protein sequence MLDRLDLLVIGECVADIVRLPGAADQVHPGGSPANVAYGLARLGRSATLLTQLGPDDNGWLIRDHLATAGVEVRTDGATAPTPSAAVTLDGAGRAAYTFAITWTLDPVSLDRPPHHLHTGSIAAVMEPGNATVLGAVESLRAGATVSYDPNVRPELMGDHDAAVRKVERCVALSDVVKASDEDLEWLYPGHEPDQVAERWRATGPAVVLVTRGGDGALAVFPGGHVTVDALPTDVVDTVGAGDAFMSGTLHALASRGLLGAGGRERLRSLDQDTVTDVLRHAAASAAVTVARAGANPPDEAELEEALTRF from the coding sequence ATGCTCGACAGACTCGACCTGCTGGTCATCGGTGAATGCGTCGCCGACATCGTCCGGCTGCCGGGTGCGGCCGATCAGGTCCACCCGGGCGGCAGCCCGGCCAATGTCGCGTACGGTCTGGCCCGGCTCGGGCGCAGCGCCACCCTGCTCACCCAGCTCGGCCCGGACGACAACGGGTGGCTGATCAGGGACCATCTGGCCACCGCCGGGGTCGAGGTCCGCACGGACGGTGCTACAGCGCCCACCCCGTCCGCCGCCGTGACCCTCGACGGCGCCGGCCGGGCGGCGTACACCTTCGCGATCACCTGGACGCTGGACCCGGTCTCACTGGACCGGCCGCCGCACCATTTGCACACCGGTTCCATCGCGGCGGTGATGGAACCCGGCAACGCGACCGTCCTGGGCGCCGTCGAGTCACTGCGGGCGGGCGCGACGGTCAGCTACGACCCCAATGTGCGGCCCGAGTTGATGGGGGACCACGATGCAGCTGTGCGCAAGGTCGAACGCTGTGTCGCACTCAGCGATGTGGTCAAGGCCAGTGACGAGGACCTGGAGTGGCTGTATCCGGGCCATGAGCCGGATCAGGTCGCCGAGCGGTGGCGCGCCACCGGACCGGCCGTTGTCCTCGTCACCCGAGGGGGCGACGGCGCGCTGGCCGTGTTCCCGGGCGGGCACGTGACGGTCGACGCCCTTCCCACCGACGTGGTCGACACGGTGGGGGCGGGCGACGCCTTCATGTCGGGCACGCTGCACGCCCTCGCCTCGCGAGGGCTGCTCGGCGCGGGCGGCCGGGAGCGGCTGCGTTCCCTGGACCAGGACACCGTGACCGATGTCCTGCGACACGCGGCGGCCTCGGCCGCTGTGACCGTCGCACGGGCGGGCGCCAACCCGCCGGACGAGGCGGAGTTGGAGGAGGCACTCACCCGCTTCTGA